The bacterium DNA segment CGATCCGGCGCTGATCGACGAGATCGCGGACTTCTGAGGCTTGCGTGCTTATCATGTGATCTCTGGGTTCGCGCGAGATCCGCCACATCCGCCAGGGGAGATATTGCATGAACTGGACCGAACTTCTCACCGACGCCATCGAGGACAACTTCCGCGTCGCCGACAACCTGATGGCCATGGTCGACGACGAGGACCTCGACTGGAAACCCGTCACCGGCTCGAACTGGATGACAACCGGCCAGCTGCTGATGCACATGACGAATTCCTGCGGATTCTGCTGCCGCGGCTTCCTGACCGGCGACTGGAGCATGCCCGAATGCGACGGCGCACCGGAAGGCGAGGCGCCGGAACACGAGTCGATGCTGCCCCCGGCCGAGGCCCTGCCGGCCACCGGCAGCGTCAGGGCGGCGCGCGAGGCCCTGGCCGTCGACAGGCAGCTCGCCCTGGACACGGTCGCCCGGGCCGGCGAGCAGAAGCTGGCCAACGAGAAGGCGGCCGCGCCCTGGGACCCCGACCACGCGGAGCTTTTCGGGCGGCAGTTCCTGGGCATGGTGCTGCACTTGCAGTCCCACAAGAACCAGCTGTTCTACTACCTGAAGCTCATGGGGCGCGACGTGAACACGATGCATCTGTGGGGGATGTAGGACGATATCCCGGGGCCGCGCCCGGGGCAGTGCCCGGGGCGGTCCCGTCTCGCAGGGAGCGCGCGTCAGCGCAGCTTGAAGGTCACCGGCATCAGGACCCACACCTCGACCGGTCTGTGGTCCAGCAGGGCCGGCTTGAAGACGGCCGTCTTGGCGCACACGATGGCGGCGTCCCGCAGCATCTCCTGGCCATCCACCACGATGGCGTTCTTGATCTTGCCGTCCCTGCCCACGAGCACGCGCACGATCACCGTTCCCTCGACGCCGGCCGACATGGCCATCTGGGGGTAGACGGGCGGGTCGATGGAGATGCGGATGGGCTCCTCCTCGACGGCCACGAACTCGTCCGGCGAGGGGGAGACGTCGATGTCCAGCTCGACGACCAGGCTGCCGCCCTCGCCCGCGTCGAGGTCGTCGAGGGTGATGGGCGTGAGCGCCTCGGCCATCTCCGACACGGTGGCGATGGTGCGGCTCCGGGCCAGCTCGTCGGCGACCGGTTCGGGCACGCCGATGGACGGCGCCGCCGCGACCTCCGCGACGGCCTCGGCGACGCTGATCTGCGGCGCCGTGGGCCGGGCGATGGACGGTGGCACGCCCAGGTCGGTGTAGCGGACGATGCGGATCTCGCGCGGCGGCGGCTCCGGCTGCTGGCGGTGGCTCCAGAGCCACCAGCCCGCGAACAACAGGGCGCCCAGCAGCAGCGCGGCGCCGTTGGCCCACGACAGCCACTTCATGAACTCGCGCCGCAACGGGTGCGACTCGCCGGTCAACGGCAGGCGCGCGGCGTCCTCCAGGGAGTAGGCCCAGGGGATGTGGGGCGCGGCGGGCGCCGCCCTGTCCCGAACGCTCATCGCATGCCATCCAGCACGGCGTCCTCGCCTTCCTTCATGGGTATCAGGCTGAACCGCTCCATGTGGGCGTCCTCGAGCGCGTCCATCATGTCAACCATCGGTTCGTAACGCGCCTCGCGATGGATCTTGACCAGGACGATCAGGTCGGGGTTGGCCGCGGCGTTGGCCCGGAAGTCGTCGGACAGCCCGTCCCAGCCCACGGGCGTCAGCCCGCCGGTGCCGATCTTGTAGTACATGGACTCGTCGCGGTCCACGTAGACGGTCATCACGTTGGACTCCGGCACCTCGACCTTGGCGCCGGGCTCCGGCATGTTCACCTCCATGGCCAGGGGGCGGCGGAAGACCGTCGTGACCATGAAGAAGATCAGCAGCAGGAAGGCCACGTCCACCATGGGCGTCATGTCGATGCGCACGCCCACCCGCCGCCGGCGCGGCCGGACCAGCGTGGAGGATTCCTGCGGTTTCCGCTTGCCGCTCTC contains these protein-coding regions:
- a CDS encoding DinB family protein, whose product is MNWTELLTDAIEDNFRVADNLMAMVDDEDLDWKPVTGSNWMTTGQLLMHMTNSCGFCCRGFLTGDWSMPECDGAPEGEAPEHESMLPPAEALPATGSVRAAREALAVDRQLALDTVARAGEQKLANEKAAAPWDPDHAELFGRQFLGMVLHLQSHKNQLFYYLKLMGRDVNTMHLWGM
- a CDS encoding energy transducer TonB, which codes for MSVRDRAAPAAPHIPWAYSLEDAARLPLTGESHPLRREFMKWLSWANGAALLLGALLFAGWWLWSHRQQPEPPPREIRIVRYTDLGVPPSIARPTAPQISVAEAVAEVAAAPSIGVPEPVADELARSRTIATVSEMAEALTPITLDDLDAGEGGSLVVELDIDVSPSPDEFVAVEEEPIRISIDPPVYPQMAMSAGVEGTVIVRVLVGRDGKIKNAIVVDGQEMLRDAAIVCAKTAVFKPALLDHRPVEVWVLMPVTFKLR
- a CDS encoding biopolymer transporter ExbD — translated: MADVAVAESGKRKPQESSTLVRPRRRRVGVRIDMTPMVDVAFLLLIFFMVTTVFRRPLAMEVNMPEPGAKVEVPESNVMTVYVDRDESMYYKIGTGGLTPVGWDGLSDDFRANAAANPDLIVLVKIHREARYEPMVDMMDALEDAHMERFSLIPMKEGEDAVLDGMR